A region of Micromonospora chokoriensis DNA encodes the following proteins:
- a CDS encoding phosphotransferase family protein → MDEVEVVVAHRQRATLRVGDVFLKVDGDPAHADVEVRAMALAPVPTPAILWHEPPVLAIAAVPGRALGLLGEPSAASPEAWAAAGAAIRRLHDAPLPPWPGRRLDDVAAELDGECAWLLANAVLPAEVIHRNREIAGAALRPWKPVFIHGDLQITHVFVDGDRVTGVIDWSEAAPGDAMFDLAIVTLGHEERLDDLLAGYGTDVDRDVIRAWWSLRSLVASRWLIEHGFDPDAPGCEFDVLRSRMREP, encoded by the coding sequence ATGGACGAGGTCGAAGTCGTCGTCGCCCACCGGCAGCGCGCGACGCTCCGCGTGGGCGACGTGTTCCTGAAGGTCGACGGAGATCCGGCGCACGCCGACGTCGAGGTACGGGCCATGGCCCTGGCACCGGTACCGACCCCGGCGATCCTCTGGCACGAGCCGCCCGTGCTCGCGATCGCCGCCGTGCCCGGCAGGGCTCTCGGTCTCCTCGGTGAACCGTCCGCCGCGTCACCGGAGGCGTGGGCCGCGGCGGGCGCAGCCATCCGCAGGCTGCACGACGCGCCGTTGCCGCCGTGGCCGGGGCGCAGACTCGACGACGTGGCGGCGGAGCTCGACGGCGAGTGCGCGTGGCTGCTCGCCAACGCCGTTCTGCCGGCCGAGGTGATCCACCGCAATCGCGAGATCGCCGGTGCCGCGCTCCGGCCGTGGAAACCGGTGTTCATCCACGGCGACCTGCAGATCACCCACGTGTTCGTCGACGGCGACAGGGTCACCGGCGTCATCGACTGGTCCGAGGCGGCGCCGGGCGACGCGATGTTCGACCTCGCCATTGTGACGCTGGGGCACGAGGAGCGCCTGGACGACCTGCTTGCCGGGTACGGCACCGACGTGGACCGGGACGTGATCCGCGCCTGGTGGTCACTGCGCAGCCTGGTGGCGTCGCGCTGGCTGATCGAGCACGGCTTCGATCCGGACGCGCCGGGGTGTGAGTTCGACGTGCTCAGATCCCGGATGCGGGAACCGTAG
- a CDS encoding ABC transporter substrate-binding protein, which yields MVAALLTGCGSDGGSSDGVTKLTFAASTFGDPGRGPQLTKWLDEFNASQDKVQVSAAAVPYPTFGQTVLTQMGSGKGPDLVRFDMPEFEAASDAGLVAPLDKMIDAGTYDLLKQPDQFMVHDGVRHGYIFEASNYAMFYNADLIPTPPTTYEQFTSTAKSLTKGDVYGLAFRQTEAEEAGVWQDIFNYVYGFGGAWSDGKNLTINSAENLKGLQAYKDLYDANVIPRGADAATFRRMFAEGKVGMELNNGGYVTATRGQNAKLNFTVAPIPFPVRKQGAILAPIVINEASENKDEAATFIKWALEPQNQVKLQEILGASSVATTTQRSAESLKATPFLPVFDGLTDTSLPQIVLGFEAKTPDIRKVVVQNVIAALQGKADLKSALDRAQQQATELVR from the coding sequence ATGGTTGCCGCTCTCCTGACCGGCTGCGGTTCCGACGGTGGCTCAAGTGACGGCGTCACCAAACTGACCTTCGCCGCTTCGACCTTCGGCGACCCGGGCCGCGGCCCCCAGCTGACGAAGTGGCTCGACGAGTTCAACGCCAGCCAGGACAAGGTCCAGGTCTCCGCCGCCGCGGTGCCCTACCCGACCTTCGGCCAGACGGTGCTGACCCAGATGGGCAGCGGCAAGGGGCCGGACCTGGTCCGTTTCGACATGCCCGAGTTCGAGGCCGCCTCGGACGCCGGTCTCGTCGCGCCGCTCGACAAGATGATCGACGCCGGCACGTACGACCTTCTCAAGCAGCCGGACCAGTTCATGGTCCACGACGGTGTCCGGCACGGTTACATCTTCGAGGCGTCGAACTACGCGATGTTCTACAACGCGGATCTGATCCCGACGCCGCCGACCACCTACGAGCAGTTCACCTCCACCGCGAAGTCGCTGACCAAGGGTGACGTCTACGGCCTGGCGTTCCGACAGACGGAGGCCGAAGAGGCCGGCGTGTGGCAGGACATCTTCAACTACGTCTACGGCTTCGGCGGCGCGTGGTCCGACGGTAAGAACCTGACGATCAACTCGGCGGAGAACCTCAAGGGCCTGCAGGCGTACAAGGACCTGTACGACGCCAACGTCATCCCGCGTGGCGCCGACGCCGCGACCTTCCGGCGGATGTTCGCCGAGGGCAAGGTCGGGATGGAACTCAACAACGGTGGATACGTCACCGCGACGCGTGGGCAGAACGCGAAGCTGAACTTCACCGTCGCGCCGATCCCGTTCCCGGTGCGCAAGCAGGGCGCGATCCTGGCGCCCATCGTGATCAACGAGGCGAGCGAGAACAAGGACGAGGCGGCCACCTTCATCAAGTGGGCCCTGGAGCCGCAGAACCAGGTGAAGCTGCAGGAGATCCTCGGCGCGAGCAGCGTCGCCACCACCACGCAGCGCAGCGCCGAATCGCTCAAGGCGACCCCGTTCCTCCCCGTCTTCGACGGTCTCACCGACACCAGCCTGCCGCAGATCGTCCTCGGGTTCGAAGCCAAGACGCCGGACATCCGCAAGGTGGTCGTGCAGAACGTGATCGCGGCGTTGCAGGGCAAGGCCGACCTCAAGTCGGCGCTGGACCGCGCCCAGCAACAGGCGACCGAGCTGGTCCGCTGA
- a CDS encoding nuclear transport factor 2 family protein, producing MDRKHVNEWLASYERVWRTPGTNDLVTLFTEDARYQQGPYWTPVVGLPAIAQMWEKQRKGPDEVFQMTSDIVAVEGDTAVSRQEVRYGDPVEQEYRDLWIMRFADDGRCRSFEEWPFWPGQQPADPPDGS from the coding sequence ATGGACAGGAAGCACGTCAACGAATGGCTCGCCTCCTACGAGCGGGTGTGGCGGACGCCGGGCACCAACGACCTGGTCACCCTCTTCACCGAGGACGCGCGCTACCAGCAGGGGCCGTACTGGACGCCCGTCGTCGGCCTGCCGGCCATCGCGCAGATGTGGGAGAAGCAGCGCAAGGGTCCCGACGAGGTGTTCCAGATGACCAGCGACATCGTCGCGGTCGAGGGCGACACCGCGGTGTCGCGTCAGGAGGTCCGCTACGGCGACCCGGTCGAGCAGGAGTACCGCGATCTGTGGATCATGCGGTTCGCCGACGACGGGCGGTGCCGGTCGTTCGAGGAATGGCCGTTCTGGCCGGGCCAGCAGCCGGCCGACCCGCCGGACGGCTCGTGA
- a CDS encoding fumarylacetoacetate hydrolase family protein, with amino-acid sequence MTVPRPRGAALDARWSGTAVEALPDDADASVLVGRVWDPAVEGPTPVTVRDGLVIDVSRQFPTVRDICELPDPAAVVAGLDGPTVGDFAGILANTEAATRDRTRPWLLAPVDLQVLKAAGVTFPISMIERVIEERARGDLALAADIRHRMLADVGVDLHSLTPGSPEADRLKSLLVAEGMWSQYLEVGIGPDAEIFTKGQVLSAVGTAVPVGVLAASTWNNPEPEVTLIVASTGRIVGATLGNDVNLRDVEGRSALLLPLAKDNNASCALGPLIRLFDERFGMAQVRELEVSLEVSGVDGFLLEAVSEMTRMSRDPEELVRQLIGPHHHYPDGAALMLGTMFAPIQDRDRPGEGFTHKVDDVVRISCPALGTLVNRVWHAEECEPWHFGVRDLMGNLVRRGLL; translated from the coding sequence ATGACGGTGCCACGGCCCCGGGGGGCCGCCCTGGACGCGAGGTGGTCCGGCACCGCCGTCGAGGCGCTGCCGGACGACGCCGACGCGAGTGTCCTCGTCGGCCGCGTCTGGGATCCGGCGGTCGAGGGTCCGACTCCGGTGACGGTCCGCGACGGCCTGGTCATCGACGTCAGCCGTCAGTTCCCGACCGTCCGGGACATCTGCGAACTGCCCGATCCCGCGGCGGTGGTCGCCGGGCTCGACGGGCCGACGGTCGGGGATTTCGCCGGGATCCTGGCCAACACGGAGGCCGCGACCCGGGACCGCACCCGGCCCTGGTTGCTGGCCCCGGTCGACCTCCAGGTACTCAAGGCCGCCGGGGTGACCTTCCCCATCTCGATGATCGAACGCGTCATCGAGGAACGGGCGCGCGGAGATCTGGCCCTCGCCGCGGACATCCGTCACCGGATGCTCGCCGACGTGGGCGTCGACCTGCACAGCCTGACTCCGGGTTCGCCGGAGGCGGACCGGCTCAAGAGCCTGCTGGTCGCCGAGGGCATGTGGAGTCAGTACCTGGAGGTGGGGATCGGCCCGGACGCCGAGATCTTCACCAAGGGGCAGGTCCTCTCCGCCGTCGGCACCGCCGTCCCGGTCGGGGTGCTCGCCGCGTCGACCTGGAACAACCCGGAACCCGAGGTCACCCTCATCGTCGCGTCCACCGGGCGGATCGTCGGCGCCACCCTCGGCAACGACGTGAACCTGCGGGACGTGGAGGGTCGTTCGGCGCTGCTGCTCCCGCTGGCGAAGGACAACAACGCCTCCTGCGCCCTCGGTCCCCTGATCCGGCTCTTCGACGAGCGGTTCGGGATGGCCCAGGTGCGCGAACTCGAGGTCAGCCTGGAGGTCAGCGGTGTGGACGGCTTCCTGCTGGAGGCGGTCTCGGAGATGACGCGGATGTCGCGTGACCCGGAGGAGCTGGTGCGGCAGTTGATCGGCCCGCACCACCACTATCCGGACGGCGCCGCCCTGATGCTCGGCACCATGTTCGCGCCGATCCAGGACCGGGACCGCCCCGGTGAGGGCTTCACCCACAAGGTCGACGACGTGGTACGGATCAGCTGCCCGGCGCTCGGCACACTGGTCAACCGGGTGTGGCACGCGGAGGAGTGCGAGCCCTGGCACTTCGGCGTCCGCGATCTGATGGGCAATCTGGTGAGGAGAGGACTGCTGTGA
- a CDS encoding carbohydrate ABC transporter permease, giving the protein MTVLEQTGAPKTSPRPRARRGPSPLGSKWTPYLFLTPAALFIFVFQAVPLAQEVYLSFTRTRLLNPTRSEWVGLENFHRIFGDPDFHRTLLITFVYVVACVVGAIGAGLGVALLLNRNFRGRGVARALVTVPWAAPGIAVALIATWMLNAQYGIVNRFLDAVGLGVPGGAILDSPRYALPAVLATTIWQLFPFTSVVLLSALQSVPQELNEAASVDGAGRWATFRAVTWQVIKPTVGLLALLMTIWSLRRFELIWLMTKGGPVGATETLVIDLYSQAFDSKELGSAAAIGMVGVVISLIVIIGSRLVARAVEKGDVR; this is encoded by the coding sequence ATGACCGTGCTCGAGCAGACCGGAGCACCGAAGACATCCCCCCGACCCCGGGCGCGGCGTGGACCCAGCCCTCTCGGCAGCAAGTGGACGCCGTACCTGTTCCTGACCCCCGCCGCGCTGTTCATCTTCGTCTTCCAGGCGGTGCCCCTCGCCCAGGAGGTGTACCTCAGCTTCACCAGGACGAGGCTGCTCAACCCCACCCGCAGCGAGTGGGTCGGGCTGGAGAACTTCCACCGGATCTTCGGTGACCCCGACTTCCACCGCACCCTGCTGATCACCTTCGTCTACGTCGTCGCCTGCGTCGTCGGCGCGATCGGCGCCGGGCTCGGCGTCGCGCTCCTGCTCAACAGGAACTTCCGGGGCCGCGGTGTGGCCCGGGCACTGGTGACCGTTCCCTGGGCCGCTCCGGGCATCGCCGTCGCGCTCATCGCCACCTGGATGCTCAACGCGCAGTACGGCATCGTGAACCGCTTCCTCGACGCGGTGGGCCTCGGCGTGCCGGGTGGCGCCATCCTGGACAGCCCCCGCTACGCGCTCCCGGCGGTCCTCGCGACGACCATCTGGCAGCTGTTTCCGTTCACGTCAGTGGTGCTGCTCTCCGCACTGCAGTCCGTACCCCAGGAGCTCAACGAGGCCGCCAGTGTCGACGGCGCCGGGCGTTGGGCGACCTTCCGCGCCGTCACCTGGCAGGTCATCAAGCCGACCGTGGGCCTGCTCGCCCTGCTGATGACGATCTGGTCGCTGCGCCGGTTCGAACTCATCTGGCTGATGACCAAGGGTGGACCGGTCGGCGCCACCGAGACGCTCGTCATCGACCTCTACTCGCAGGCGTTCGACTCGAAGGAACTCGGATCGGCGGCGGCCATCGGGATGGTCGGCGTCGTCATCTCGCTCATCGTCATCATCGGCAGCCGACTGGTCGCGCGTGCTGTGGAGAAGGGGGACGTCCGATGA
- a CDS encoding NmrA/HSCARG family protein yields MTKVLVIGATGNQGGAVSDLLLDHGHEVVAYVRAPESPAAQALAARGVQLAPGNLADAEALGRAAAGVDAVFGLSVPFGEGGKEEEIAQGRLIVDTATRVGAHLVYSSVRGADRLEDSDIDHADSKQVVETYLRGQDVRATVLGPVYFIENVLNLNFSRLGDGVLSNPLSPGKKLDQVTVLDIAGLAVYAIEHPDELVGKRIDVASDSVTGEEAARILSAAIGREIPYRQMPLAQVRQWAGDEIADMFQRFEDNTDFVDVVALRAQYPGVTWHSYADWAKTVDWDRVLKG; encoded by the coding sequence ATGACCAAGGTTCTCGTCATCGGTGCCACCGGCAACCAGGGAGGAGCGGTCAGCGACCTGCTCCTCGACCACGGCCACGAGGTCGTCGCGTACGTCCGCGCGCCCGAGTCGCCCGCCGCCCAGGCGCTCGCGGCACGTGGTGTGCAGCTCGCCCCCGGCAACCTCGCCGACGCCGAGGCGCTCGGCCGCGCCGCCGCCGGCGTCGACGCGGTATTCGGACTCTCGGTGCCCTTCGGTGAGGGTGGCAAGGAGGAGGAGATCGCCCAGGGCCGCCTGATCGTCGACACCGCGACCCGCGTCGGCGCCCACCTGGTGTACTCGTCGGTCCGTGGCGCGGACCGCCTGGAGGACAGCGACATCGACCATGCCGACAGCAAGCAGGTGGTCGAGACGTACCTGCGTGGGCAGGACGTGCGCGCCACGGTTCTCGGACCGGTCTATTTCATCGAGAACGTGCTCAACCTGAACTTCAGCCGCCTGGGCGACGGCGTCCTCTCCAACCCCCTGTCGCCGGGCAAGAAGCTGGACCAGGTCACCGTGCTCGACATCGCCGGCCTGGCGGTGTACGCCATCGAGCACCCGGACGAGCTGGTGGGTAAGCGGATCGACGTGGCCTCCGACAGTGTGACCGGCGAGGAGGCGGCCCGGATCCTCAGTGCGGCGATCGGCCGGGAGATCCCGTACCGGCAGATGCCCCTCGCCCAGGTCAGGCAGTGGGCGGGCGACGAGATCGCGGACATGTTCCAGCGTTTCGAGGACAACACCGACTTCGTCGACGTGGTCGCTCTGCGGGCGCAGTACCCGGGTGTGACCTGGCACAGCTACGCCGACTGGGCCAAGACGGTCGACTGGGACCGGGTGCTCAAGGGCTGA
- a CDS encoding MFS transporter, which yields MRLTAFWRWWGASTTSHLGSAVGGVALPLTALTVLDASAFDMGLITAAGYLAYLLISLPAGVVVQRVPLRGMQVTLDLIRALAIASVPLAWWFDALTVAQLVGVALVVSFANVLFDVANQTFLPEIVPAAQLQARNSLNSGTHAATQLGGPSLGGLAVQVLGAVPTLFVDAVSYLVSAMLLRTLPARTVQRPTERPPMVTMIREGWHFVLRHPIIGPAMWDATATNFVSGAMLALFPFYLVRELHAPPVMVGLLLAADGLGALIGAALTTRFTDRFGTARGLIIAAFASVPGALIIPLGTGAVGYLAFAAGNVILAVSSVVLSVTTRTYRMLASPPELLSRVIATVKFVSWGAIPLGGLLAGVLAGQLGARTTLLLFGALTVLSPIIYLSTPIRRMRDLPLDTAPKPAEAPV from the coding sequence ATGAGACTTACTGCCTTTTGGCGCTGGTGGGGTGCCAGCACGACGAGTCACCTCGGCTCGGCGGTCGGCGGCGTGGCCCTGCCACTGACCGCACTGACCGTCCTCGACGCGTCAGCCTTCGACATGGGTCTGATCACGGCAGCCGGCTACCTCGCGTACCTCCTGATCAGCCTGCCGGCCGGGGTGGTCGTGCAGCGGGTGCCGCTGCGCGGCATGCAGGTGACCCTGGACCTGATCCGGGCCCTGGCCATCGCGTCCGTCCCCCTGGCCTGGTGGTTCGACGCCCTGACGGTGGCCCAACTGGTCGGGGTCGCGCTGGTCGTGAGCTTCGCCAACGTGCTGTTCGACGTGGCCAACCAGACCTTCCTGCCGGAGATCGTGCCCGCCGCGCAGTTGCAGGCGCGCAACAGCCTCAACTCCGGCACCCACGCCGCCACCCAGTTGGGTGGGCCCTCCCTGGGCGGCCTCGCGGTGCAGGTGCTGGGGGCCGTGCCGACACTGTTCGTGGACGCCGTCAGCTATCTGGTCTCCGCCATGCTGCTGCGCACCCTCCCGGCCCGCACGGTGCAGCGGCCGACCGAACGACCGCCGATGGTCACCATGATCCGGGAAGGCTGGCACTTCGTGCTCCGACATCCGATCATCGGACCGGCCATGTGGGACGCCACCGCGACGAACTTCGTCAGCGGCGCGATGCTCGCGCTCTTCCCGTTCTACCTGGTGCGGGAGCTGCACGCGCCGCCGGTCATGGTCGGCCTGCTGCTCGCCGCCGACGGCCTCGGCGCCCTCATCGGCGCCGCGCTCACCACCCGGTTCACCGATCGGTTCGGCACCGCACGCGGCCTGATCATCGCGGCCTTCGCCAGCGTGCCCGGCGCGCTCATCATTCCGCTCGGCACCGGTGCCGTCGGCTACCTCGCCTTCGCCGCCGGCAACGTCATCCTCGCCGTCTCCTCGGTGGTGCTCAGCGTGACCACCCGCACCTACCGGATGCTCGCCAGCCCGCCGGAGCTCCTGTCCCGCGTGATCGCCACGGTCAAGTTCGTCTCCTGGGGTGCCATCCCGCTCGGCGGTCTGCTGGCCGGCGTCCTGGCCGGGCAGCTCGGCGCGCGTACCACCCTGCTGCTCTTCGGGGCGCTCACCGTGCTGTCCCCGATCATCTACCTGTCGACCCCGATCCGTCGGATGCGCGACCTGCCGCTCGACACCGCGCCGAAACCTGCCGAGGCCCCCGTGTGA
- a CDS encoding mandelate racemase/muconate lactonizing enzyme family protein, which yields MKIVSVDTVVVDFYRTNLVIVRVHTDEGIVGLGEATLEGKERAVQGAVAELAEAVVGLDPTSISKTLYELARNWYWRGGPVVMTALSSFEMALWDISARDLGVPVSRLLGGATRDRVRAYANGWFSGAVTPEDYAAAARRTVESGFRGLKWDPFENYDLTITTGQLDRVLAQLDAVRGAVGRDIELFVEGHGRFDVRHAVMVAKEIAQFDPVWFEEPCPPDNLDALVDIRRSSPVPIAAGERWYGRQGFAPALARQAVDFVQPDVTHAGGIAELAFISTLAATSYVGFAPHNPSGPLSTAATLQLGATLPNFRYLEIMATDVPWRPDITNERLVLTADGDVLIPTGVGLGIELNLAAIEEHPFTPHPLRMFEDAVYDIRPRDERSFFNLESGS from the coding sequence ATGAAGATCGTCTCCGTCGACACGGTGGTCGTCGACTTCTACCGCACGAATCTCGTCATCGTGCGCGTGCACACCGACGAGGGGATCGTCGGGCTCGGTGAGGCCACCCTGGAAGGCAAGGAACGGGCCGTCCAGGGCGCCGTCGCCGAGCTCGCCGAAGCGGTGGTGGGGCTGGACCCCACCAGCATCTCGAAGACCCTCTACGAGCTCGCCCGCAACTGGTACTGGCGCGGCGGACCGGTCGTCATGACCGCGCTGAGTTCGTTCGAGATGGCCCTGTGGGACATCTCGGCGCGGGACCTCGGCGTGCCGGTCTCCCGACTGCTCGGCGGCGCGACAAGGGATCGGGTGCGGGCGTACGCGAACGGTTGGTTCTCCGGCGCCGTCACGCCGGAGGACTACGCGGCGGCGGCGCGCAGGACCGTGGAGTCCGGTTTCCGCGGCCTCAAGTGGGATCCGTTCGAGAACTACGACCTCACCATCACCACCGGGCAACTGGACCGGGTGCTCGCCCAGCTCGACGCGGTCCGTGGCGCGGTGGGCCGTGACATCGAGCTGTTCGTCGAGGGGCACGGACGCTTCGACGTCCGGCACGCCGTCATGGTGGCGAAGGAGATCGCCCAGTTCGACCCGGTGTGGTTCGAGGAACCCTGCCCACCGGACAATCTCGACGCGCTCGTCGACATCCGCCGTTCGTCGCCCGTGCCGATCGCGGCGGGGGAGCGGTGGTACGGCCGGCAGGGCTTCGCGCCGGCGCTGGCCCGTCAGGCTGTCGACTTCGTCCAACCCGACGTGACGCACGCCGGGGGGATCGCCGAGCTGGCCTTCATCTCGACGCTCGCCGCGACCAGCTACGTCGGGTTCGCGCCGCACAACCCCAGCGGCCCGCTCAGCACGGCCGCGACGCTGCAACTCGGGGCGACACTGCCGAACTTCAGGTATCTGGAGATCATGGCGACGGACGTCCCCTGGCGTCCCGACATCACCAACGAGCGGCTGGTGCTGACCGCCGACGGAGACGTGTTGATCCCCACCGGGGTCGGGCTGGGCATCGAGCTGAACCTCGCGGCGATCGAGGAGCATCCGTTCACACCGCATCCGCTGCGGATGTTCGAGGACGCCGTCTACGACATCCGCCCTCGCGACGAGCGGTCCTTCTTCAACCTGGAGAGCGGCTCATGA
- a CDS encoding carbohydrate ABC transporter permease, whose translation MRRFRFGITARIVAVLVVLGIAVFPLYWMFVTALSSNGDLFADRPRLTPDLGQFGVFVDALAEGKAAGWLLNSLVIALGTMVLSVGLGIPLGYALSRFSFWGKAVLTVVLLFTQMLPEALMVVPLFALFRRFDLLDSLTGLVLVNSAFVLPIVALILKGAIDGIPRELEEAARADGARPFTTLTRINVPLIAPSIAATAVIAFFHAWNEYVFAVTFIFNPDLQPASVGIANFIGELGTPIQTVMAVAFLFTLPAVAFYLLVQKYVVSGMTAGAVKG comes from the coding sequence ATGAGGCGCTTCCGGTTCGGGATCACCGCGCGGATCGTGGCCGTACTCGTCGTGCTGGGCATCGCGGTGTTCCCGCTGTACTGGATGTTCGTCACCGCGCTGTCGAGCAACGGCGACCTCTTCGCCGACCGGCCCCGGCTCACGCCGGACCTCGGCCAGTTCGGGGTGTTCGTCGACGCGCTGGCCGAGGGCAAGGCGGCCGGGTGGTTGCTCAACAGCCTGGTGATCGCCCTGGGCACGATGGTCCTCTCCGTCGGCCTGGGCATCCCGCTCGGTTACGCGCTGTCCCGGTTCTCGTTCTGGGGCAAGGCCGTGCTGACCGTCGTGCTGCTGTTCACGCAGATGCTCCCCGAGGCGCTCATGGTCGTGCCGCTGTTCGCGCTGTTCCGCCGCTTCGACCTGCTCGACTCGCTGACCGGCCTCGTCCTGGTGAACTCGGCCTTCGTCCTGCCGATCGTCGCGTTGATCCTCAAGGGTGCGATCGACGGCATCCCGAGGGAACTGGAGGAGGCGGCACGTGCCGACGGCGCCCGACCCTTCACCACCCTGACCCGCATCAACGTTCCGTTGATCGCCCCGTCGATCGCGGCGACAGCGGTCATCGCCTTCTTCCACGCCTGGAACGAGTACGTGTTCGCGGTGACGTTCATCTTCAACCCGGACCTGCAACCGGCGTCCGTCGGCATCGCGAACTTCATCGGCGAACTGGGTACACCGATCCAGACGGTGATGGCCGTCGCCTTCCTGTTCACACTGCCGGCCGTCGCCTTCTACCTCCTGGTCCAGAAGTACGTGGTGTCCGGCATGACCGCCGGTGCGGTGAAGGGTTGA
- a CDS encoding IclR family transcriptional regulator, whose protein sequence is MAQSIRRAIDLIRRSAEHPLSLTEAADVLGVHKSTALRILQTLESARFVRRTGAGTYVLGSGVIELSELALGSMDLRQFAAAHLRALQRETSHTVHLAQLTGDEIIYIDKVDSPAFDAVKLPSRVGRAVSIYASAVGKTILAYLPSAERDRLLSHVVFERFTDTTFADQESLEAELARIREHGWATDNGEHDAYVRCIAAPVRDSRGQVIAAASMTAIEVIASLDTLKQALPLLLETANQISSELGYTPTPSAHADDSGDGDRALSSPR, encoded by the coding sequence TTGGCGCAATCGATTCGCCGCGCGATCGACCTCATCCGTCGATCGGCGGAGCACCCGCTGTCGCTCACCGAGGCGGCGGACGTGCTCGGCGTGCACAAGTCCACGGCCCTACGCATTCTGCAGACACTGGAGTCCGCCCGCTTCGTACGCCGCACCGGCGCGGGCACCTACGTGCTCGGTAGCGGGGTCATCGAACTGTCCGAACTCGCGCTCGGCTCGATGGACCTGCGCCAGTTCGCCGCCGCGCACCTGCGGGCACTGCAACGGGAGACCAGCCACACCGTGCACCTGGCGCAACTGACCGGCGACGAGATCATCTATATCGACAAGGTGGACAGTCCGGCGTTCGACGCCGTCAAGCTGCCGTCGCGGGTGGGACGCGCGGTGTCGATCTACGCGAGCGCCGTCGGTAAGACGATCCTTGCCTACCTGCCCTCGGCAGAGCGCGACCGTCTTCTCTCCCACGTCGTGTTCGAGAGGTTCACCGACACCACCTTCGCCGACCAGGAATCCCTCGAAGCCGAACTCGCCCGCATCCGCGAGCACGGCTGGGCCACCGACAACGGCGAACACGACGCCTACGTCAGGTGTATCGCCGCACCCGTCAGGGACTCGCGGGGCCAGGTCATCGCCGCCGCCTCGATGACGGCCATCGAGGTCATCGCCAGCCTCGACACGTTGAAGCAGGCACTGCCGCTCCTGCTGGAGACCGCGAACCAGATCTCGTCCGAGTTGGGATACACACCAACGCCGTCCGCGCACGCGGACGACTCCGGTGACGGCGACCGGGCGCTCAGCTCACCCCGCTGA